From Nocardioides daedukensis, the proteins below share one genomic window:
- the pafA gene encoding Pup--protein ligase, with the protein MDRRIFGIENEYGVTCTFKGQRRLSPDEVARYLFRKVVSWGRSSNVFLRNGARLYLDVGSHPEYATPECDDIHELVTHDKAGERILEGLLVDAESRLHDEGISGDIYLFKNNTDSAGNSYGCHENYLVGRAGEFSRLADILIPFLVTRQIVVGAGKIIQTPRGASYSVSQRAEHIWEGVSSATTRSRPIINTRDEPHADAEKYRRLHVIVGDSNMSETTTMLKVASCDLVLRMIEEGVVMRDLTLENPIRAIREISHDITGRTKVRLANGREASALEIQMEYFSRARDFVDRRELGTPVIHAALDLWERGLKAIESGDLDLVDREIDWVIKLKLLERYRAKHDLSMGHARIAQLDLAYHDIRRDRGLFYLLQNRGAVNRLTEDLEVFRAKSVPPQDTRARLRGDFIKKAQERRRDFTVDWVHLKLNDQAQRTVLCKDPFRSVDDRVQRLIDGM; encoded by the coding sequence ATGGACCGTCGGATCTTCGGAATCGAGAACGAGTACGGCGTCACGTGCACGTTCAAGGGGCAGCGCAGGTTGAGCCCCGACGAGGTTGCCCGCTACCTGTTCCGCAAGGTCGTCTCGTGGGGACGGAGCAGCAACGTCTTCCTGCGCAACGGCGCCCGGCTCTATCTCGACGTCGGCTCGCACCCGGAATATGCCACCCCCGAGTGCGATGACATCCACGAGCTCGTCACGCACGACAAGGCGGGGGAGCGGATCCTGGAGGGACTTCTCGTCGACGCCGAGTCCCGGCTCCATGACGAGGGCATCTCTGGTGACATCTACCTGTTCAAGAACAACACCGACTCGGCAGGCAACTCCTACGGCTGCCACGAGAACTACCTGGTCGGACGCGCAGGTGAGTTCAGCCGGCTGGCGGACATCCTGATCCCGTTCCTGGTGACCCGCCAGATCGTGGTGGGCGCCGGGAAGATCATCCAGACACCTCGCGGCGCGTCATACTCCGTCTCCCAGCGAGCCGAGCACATCTGGGAGGGCGTCTCCAGCGCCACCACCCGAAGTCGCCCGATCATCAACACCCGCGACGAACCGCACGCGGACGCCGAGAAGTATCGCCGCCTCCACGTCATCGTCGGCGACTCCAACATGAGCGAGACCACAACGATGCTCAAGGTGGCCAGCTGCGACCTCGTGCTGCGGATGATCGAGGAGGGCGTGGTGATGCGCGACCTCACCCTCGAGAACCCGATCCGGGCGATTCGCGAGATCTCCCACGACATCACCGGACGCACGAAGGTCCGCCTGGCCAACGGCCGCGAGGCCAGCGCGCTGGAGATCCAGATGGAATATTTCTCCCGCGCCCGCGACTTCGTGGACCGCCGTGAGCTCGGCACTCCGGTCATCCACGCGGCGCTCGACCTCTGGGAGCGCGGACTCAAGGCCATCGAGTCGGGCGACCTGGACCTGGTCGATCGGGAGATCGACTGGGTGATCAAGCTGAAGCTGCTCGAGCGCTACCGGGCCAAGCACGACCTGTCGATGGGGCACGCCCGGATCGCTCAGCTCGACCTGGCCTACCACGACATCCGCCGCGACCGCGGTCTGTTCTACCTGCTCCAGAACCGTGGCGCGGTCAACCGTCTGACCGAAGACCTTGAGGTCTTCCGCGCAAAGTCCGTCCCCCCGCAGGACACCCGGGCGAGGCTTCGCGGTGACTTCATCAAGAAGGCCCAGGAGCGACGCCGCGACTTCACCGTGGACTGGGTGCACCTCAAGCTCAACGACCAGGCCCAGCGCACCGTGTTGTGCAAGGACCCGTTCCGTTCGGTCGACGACAGGGTGCAGCGGCTGATCGACGGCATGTGA
- the tatC gene encoding twin-arginine translocase subunit TatC, giving the protein MSISGVAALFSGKPKHAIGSDGRMAISDHLRELRARILKVTVMLLIALTVALFYFDEIFTLIEGPYLDAQKALPDDVSSQATVQGAGGPLMLHLKLCGLAAVVVTSPYWLYQIWAFILPGLHAHERKWSRVFGAIAGPLFLLGAWIGYLTLPKGLEILISFTPGNLTNLIEFGDYLTFLTRTLLVFGIAFEIPVFVVLLNLAGVLTGKAIGDHRPWVVIGTFLFAAIATPSTDPFSMLFLAVPMVVLFAISEVICRLLDRRRKKADPTTGVADDELSPL; this is encoded by the coding sequence GTGTCCATCTCAGGCGTTGCCGCGCTCTTCTCCGGAAAGCCAAAGCACGCCATCGGCTCCGACGGTCGGATGGCGATCTCCGACCACCTGCGGGAGCTGCGTGCCCGCATCCTCAAGGTCACCGTGATGCTGCTCATCGCGTTGACGGTCGCCCTCTTCTACTTCGACGAGATCTTCACCCTCATCGAGGGTCCCTACCTCGACGCGCAGAAGGCGCTGCCGGACGACGTCTCCTCGCAGGCCACCGTCCAAGGTGCCGGCGGACCGTTGATGCTGCACCTCAAGCTGTGCGGTCTGGCAGCCGTCGTGGTGACCAGCCCTTACTGGCTCTACCAGATCTGGGCCTTCATCCTCCCCGGGTTGCACGCCCACGAGCGCAAGTGGTCCCGGGTTTTCGGCGCGATCGCCGGTCCGCTGTTCCTGCTCGGTGCCTGGATCGGCTATCTGACGTTGCCCAAGGGGCTCGAGATCCTGATCTCGTTCACCCCGGGCAACCTGACGAACCTGATCGAGTTCGGGGACTACCTCACCTTCCTGACCCGCACCCTGCTCGTCTTCGGCATCGCCTTCGAGATCCCGGTCTTCGTGGTGCTGCTCAACCTGGCCGGAGTGCTCACCGGCAAGGCGATCGGTGATCACCGCCCCTGGGTGGTGATCGGCACCTTCCTCTTCGCCGCCATCGCGACCCCGTCGACCGACCCGTTCTCGATGCTCTTCCTGGCCGTCCCGATGGTGGTTCTGTTCGCCATCTCCGAAGTCATCTGTCGCCTGCTCGATCGACGTCGCAAGAAGGCGGACCCGACCACCGGCGTCGCCGATGACGAATTGTCACCGCTGTGA
- the prcB gene encoding proteasome subunit beta, with product MSATDHGPRLPSSFLTPGTSSFSEFITGHAPDLLPSSRAMPQGNAGDLAPHGTTIVAATFPGGVVMAGDRRATMGNIIAQRDIQKVFPADEYSCVGIAGAAGLAVEMVRLFATELEHYEKIEGTTLSMDGKANRLAALIRANLGMAMQGLSVVPLFAGFDLSTDQGRIFSYDVTGGRYEETAFHSVGSGSLFARGALKKLYREDLTAEECVTALVQALYDAADDDSATGGPDTARRIFPIVQVITADGGHRMPDDEVAAIADRVIAARHQRPDGPAAPLI from the coding sequence TTGAGCGCGACGGACCACGGCCCCCGCCTGCCCTCTTCGTTCCTCACCCCCGGCACGTCGTCGTTCAGTGAGTTCATCACCGGACACGCGCCCGACCTGCTGCCGTCGAGTCGAGCCATGCCGCAAGGCAACGCGGGCGACCTCGCCCCGCACGGCACCACGATCGTTGCCGCCACCTTCCCCGGTGGTGTGGTGATGGCCGGTGACCGCCGGGCGACGATGGGCAACATCATCGCCCAGCGCGACATCCAGAAGGTCTTCCCTGCGGATGAGTACAGCTGCGTGGGGATCGCCGGTGCGGCCGGTCTTGCGGTCGAGATGGTGCGACTGTTCGCCACCGAGCTCGAGCACTACGAGAAGATCGAGGGCACCACGCTCTCGATGGACGGCAAGGCCAACCGCCTGGCCGCGCTCATCCGGGCCAACCTGGGCATGGCCATGCAGGGGTTGTCGGTGGTGCCGCTGTTCGCCGGCTTCGACCTGTCCACCGACCAGGGCCGGATCTTCTCCTACGACGTCACCGGTGGACGCTACGAGGAGACCGCGTTCCACTCGGTCGGCTCGGGTTCGCTCTTCGCTCGCGGTGCCCTGAAGAAGCTCTACCGTGAGGACCTCACCGCCGAGGAGTGCGTGACCGCCCTGGTCCAGGCGCTCTACGACGCCGCGGACGACGACTCCGCGACCGGCGGTCCGGACACCGCCCGCCGGATCTTCCCGATCGTGCAGGTGATCACCGCCGATGGCGGCCACCGGATGCCCGACGACGAGGTCGCCGCGATCGCCGACCGGGTGATCGCTGCCCGCCACCAGCGCCCCGACGGCCCTGCCGCGCCCCTGATCTGA
- the prcA gene encoding proteasome subunit alpha: MSMPYYVSPEQLMKDRADFARKGIARGRSVVTVQFADGVLFVSENPSQALHKVSEIYDRIAFAAVGRYNEFENLRIAGVRLADMRGYAYDRRDVTGRGLANAYAQTLGTIFSSGGEKPYEVELFVAEIGDRAEDDQIYRLTYDGQVADEHRYAVMGGAADVVAAHLKDHYVEGASLADAIALAVSALGHSESGDRVIPAEDLEVAVLDRTRVQPRKFRRIRGQALLDLLGDRGPETPSAPTDDDSTPGAAPTVPGASDDPRDPTDTVSGSTPPLEDPVTGESTTGQATPVERPAPGPTPGPASGPAQPGGEPPIAP, from the coding sequence ATGAGCATGCCCTACTACGTCTCGCCCGAGCAGCTGATGAAGGACCGCGCGGACTTTGCCCGCAAGGGCATCGCCCGTGGCCGCTCCGTGGTCACCGTGCAGTTCGCCGACGGCGTCCTGTTCGTCTCGGAGAACCCCTCGCAGGCCCTGCACAAGGTGTCCGAGATCTACGACCGGATCGCCTTCGCCGCGGTCGGTCGCTACAACGAGTTCGAGAATCTCCGGATCGCCGGCGTCCGCCTGGCCGACATGCGTGGCTATGCCTATGACCGTCGTGATGTGACCGGACGCGGACTGGCCAACGCCTATGCCCAGACCTTGGGCACCATCTTCTCCAGTGGTGGGGAGAAGCCCTACGAGGTCGAGCTCTTCGTCGCCGAGATCGGCGACCGCGCCGAGGACGACCAGATCTATCGCCTCACCTACGACGGCCAGGTTGCCGACGAGCACCGATACGCCGTGATGGGCGGCGCCGCCGACGTCGTGGCCGCCCACCTCAAGGACCACTACGTCGAGGGCGCGAGCCTTGCCGACGCAATCGCGCTGGCGGTCTCCGCGCTGGGCCACTCGGAGTCCGGGGACCGGGTCATCCCGGCCGAGGACCTCGAGGTCGCAGTCCTGGACCGCACCCGCGTGCAGCCACGCAAGTTCCGCCGCATCCGCGGCCAGGCACTGCTGGACCTGCTCGGTGATCGCGGACCGGAGACGCCCTCGGCGCCGACGGACGACGACTCGACGCCTGGTGCGGCGCCGACGGTTCCCGGTGCGAGCGACGACCCGCGCGATCCGACCGACACGGTCAGTGGCAGCACACCGCCGTTGGAGGATCCGGTCACCGGTGAGTCGACGACCGGGCAGGCCACTCCCGTCGAGCGACCGGCACCCGGACCGACGCCTGGGCCGGCCTCTGGGCCGGCACAGCCCGGCGGAGAGCCGCCGATCGCGCCCTGA
- the tatA gene encoding Sec-independent protein translocase subunit TatA — protein sequence MIQPLIAAPGPWEIVLILLIIVLLFGAKKLPELARGSGRALRIFKAETKGLIDDDEDEEKDKPSRPVGELNQADTPQKDVLDAEQRRDSAN from the coding sequence ATGATTCAACCGCTCATCGCCGCTCCCGGCCCCTGGGAGATCGTGCTGATCCTGCTGATCATCGTGCTGCTCTTCGGAGCCAAGAAGCTCCCCGAGCTGGCACGTGGCAGCGGTCGTGCGCTGCGCATCTTCAAGGCGGAGACAAAGGGCCTGATCGATGACGACGAGGACGAGGAGAAGGACAAGCCTTCGCGTCCCGTCGGCGAGCTGAACCAGGCTGACACGCCCCAGAAGGACGTCCTCGACGCCGAACAGCGTCGCGACTCGGCCAACTGA
- a CDS encoding ubiquitin-like protein Pup produces the protein MAQEQKQPKKSTEDAPVEQETVAPESAVAERKEQLDEDIDAILDEIDDVLETNAEDFVKSFIQKGGE, from the coding sequence ATGGCACAGGAGCAGAAGCAGCCGAAGAAGTCGACCGAGGACGCCCCGGTCGAACAAGAGACCGTTGCCCCCGAGTCGGCAGTCGCCGAGCGCAAGGAGCAGCTCGACGAGGACATCGACGCGATCCTCGACGAGATCGATGACGTGCTCGAGACCAACGCCGAGGACTTCGTGAAGTCCTTCATCCAGAAGGGTGGCGAGTGA
- the dop gene encoding depupylase/deamidase Dop, translating into MSVRRVMGTEVEYGISVSGQPNANPMVASSQVVNAYATTTVKARRARWDFEEESPLRDARGFDMARQIADPTQLTDEDLGLANIILTNGARLYVDHAHPEYATPECTTPLDIVRWDKAGEQVMLDAAARASSVPGAAPILLYKNNTDNKGVSYGAHENYLMRRSTPFADIVRHLIPFFVSRQVVTGAGRIGIGQDGREHGFQISQRADFFEVEVGLETTLKRPIINTRDEPHANPDLYRRLHVIIGDANLSEVSTYLKIGSTALVLSMIEAGYLTRPLTVEGSVAALRAVSHDPTCKELITLHDGRKLTGVQLQMEYLDLARKFVDERLGSDADSQTVDVLERWESVLTRLERDPMECARELDWVAKLKLLNHYRDRDGMGWDDAKLHLIDLQYADIRPEKGLYHRLVRMGKIETLLDPQGTEDAMHDPPEDTRAYFRGRCLEKYADSVAAASWDSVIFDLPGRESLQRVPTVDPLRGTKAHVGQLIDRCDTAQQLFSALTH; encoded by the coding sequence ATGAGCGTGAGAAGGGTGATGGGCACCGAGGTCGAATACGGCATCTCCGTGTCCGGACAGCCGAACGCCAACCCGATGGTGGCCAGTTCCCAGGTGGTGAACGCCTATGCCACCACCACGGTGAAGGCACGGCGGGCCCGGTGGGACTTCGAGGAGGAGTCGCCACTGCGCGACGCCCGCGGGTTCGACATGGCGCGACAGATCGCCGACCCGACCCAGCTGACCGACGAGGACCTCGGGCTGGCCAACATCATCCTCACCAACGGTGCCCGGCTCTACGTGGACCACGCCCACCCCGAATATGCGACGCCCGAGTGCACGACGCCCCTGGACATCGTGCGATGGGACAAGGCGGGGGAGCAGGTCATGCTCGATGCCGCAGCGCGTGCCTCCAGCGTCCCCGGCGCCGCGCCGATCCTGCTCTACAAGAACAACACCGACAACAAGGGCGTCTCCTACGGCGCCCACGAGAACTACCTGATGCGGCGCTCGACCCCGTTCGCCGACATCGTGCGCCACCTGATCCCGTTCTTCGTCTCCCGCCAGGTGGTCACCGGTGCCGGCCGCATCGGCATCGGGCAGGACGGTCGCGAGCACGGCTTCCAGATCAGCCAGCGTGCAGACTTCTTCGAGGTCGAGGTCGGGTTGGAGACCACCCTCAAGCGCCCGATCATCAACACCCGCGACGAACCGCACGCCAACCCGGACCTCTATCGCCGGTTGCACGTGATCATCGGTGACGCCAACCTCTCCGAGGTCTCCACCTACCTCAAGATCGGCTCGACCGCCCTCGTCCTGTCGATGATCGAAGCGGGTTACCTCACCCGCCCACTCACGGTGGAGGGCTCGGTCGCCGCCCTGCGCGCGGTCTCCCACGACCCGACCTGCAAGGAGCTGATCACGCTCCACGACGGTCGCAAGCTCACCGGGGTCCAGCTCCAGATGGAATACCTCGACCTGGCCCGCAAGTTCGTCGACGAGCGGCTCGGGTCCGATGCGGACTCCCAGACCGTCGATGTGCTGGAGCGGTGGGAGTCGGTGCTGACCCGGCTCGAGCGCGACCCGATGGAGTGTGCGCGTGAGCTCGACTGGGTCGCAAAGCTCAAGCTTCTCAACCACTACCGCGACCGCGACGGGATGGGTTGGGACGACGCCAAGCTGCACCTGATCGACCTGCAATATGCCGACATCCGCCCGGAGAAGGGGCTCTACCACCGGCTGGTCCGGATGGGAAAGATCGAGACCCTTCTCGACCCGCAGGGCACCGAGGACGCCATGCACGACCCGCCCGAGGACACCCGCGCCTATTTCCGGGGACGCTGCCTGGAGAAGTACGCCGACTCGGTCGCCGCTGCGTCCTGGGACTCGGTGATCTTCGACCTCCCGGGCCGCGAATCGTTGCAGCGTGTGCCCACCGTGGACCCGCTGCGAGGGACCAAGGCACACGTCGGTCAGCTCATCGACCGATGCGACACGGCACAACAACTCTTCAGTGCATTGACGCACTGA
- a CDS encoding helix-turn-helix transcriptional regulator: protein MTKSERLLNLLILLLVQRNPVTKQKIRATIPDYQDASDEAFDRMFERDKDELRAIGVPLEIAAIDRFFGDETGYRIRPDEFALPGINLTADEAAVVGLATRVWQHAGLAAATSDALAKLSAGGAEIDRSRLDLAAPGVAVSDPHFDVFWKASLDRVRLRFDYRRAGASQPTTRNLEPWGVVSSSGRWYVVGRDMDKDEPRLFRLSRVHGAVRRIGKGEAFEVPPGTDLRALTRSLTPPQATETGTVLVRSGTALALRRSATATETGVSGPDQRTEWDRITVTFPTAWALVDEVLQHGANAVVESPTSARELAMGRLREAIANTEDGAA, encoded by the coding sequence GTGACAAAAAGTGAGCGTCTGCTCAACCTGCTGATCCTCCTGCTCGTTCAGCGCAACCCGGTCACCAAGCAGAAGATCCGGGCCACGATCCCGGACTACCAGGACGCCTCGGACGAGGCTTTCGACCGGATGTTCGAGCGGGACAAGGACGAGCTGCGGGCGATCGGCGTACCCCTGGAGATCGCCGCCATCGACAGGTTCTTCGGCGACGAGACCGGCTATCGGATCCGCCCCGACGAGTTCGCCTTGCCCGGCATCAACCTGACCGCCGACGAAGCAGCGGTGGTCGGCCTGGCCACCAGGGTCTGGCAGCACGCCGGCCTCGCTGCGGCCACGAGCGACGCCCTGGCCAAGCTCAGCGCGGGCGGTGCCGAGATCGACCGCAGCCGGCTCGACCTGGCAGCTCCGGGCGTTGCCGTCTCGGACCCGCACTTCGACGTGTTCTGGAAGGCTTCGCTGGATCGGGTCCGGCTTCGCTTCGACTACCGCAGGGCCGGGGCGAGCCAGCCGACCACGCGCAACCTTGAGCCCTGGGGCGTGGTCTCGTCATCGGGCCGTTGGTATGTCGTGGGCCGGGACATGGACAAGGACGAGCCGCGTCTGTTCCGGCTCTCGCGGGTGCACGGGGCCGTACGCCGGATCGGCAAGGGCGAGGCCTTCGAGGTGCCGCCCGGGACCGATCTGCGTGCCCTCACCCGCTCACTGACCCCACCCCAGGCCACCGAGACCGGCACCGTCCTGGTCCGCAGCGGGACTGCCCTGGCCCTGCGTCGTTCCGCGACCGCGACCGAGACGGGGGTCTCGGGACCGGACCAGCGCACCGAGTGGGACCGGATCACGGTGACGTTCCCGACCGCGTGGGCGCTTGTCGACGAGGTCCTGCAACATGGCGCCAACGCCGTGGTGGAATCACCCACGAGCGCTCGCGAGCTGGCGATGGGCCGGCTGCGTGAGGCGATCGCGAACACCGAGGACGGTGCCGCATGA
- a CDS encoding class I SAM-dependent methyltransferase: protein MGYWTDRVVPRLTDVALSSQKISDLRARACAGLSGRVLEIGFGSGLNLPHLPAAVTGLEAVEPSELGWSRSEVRRTASAVPVSRVGLDGQSIASSQTYDSALVTFTLCTVPDAERALAEIVRLLRPGGRLHFLEHGLSPDDGVARWQRRLNGIQGLACGGCQLTKDVPRLVEAAGLDIVTLEARYLQPGPAPTRAWSYGFLGAAERPSAR, encoded by the coding sequence ATGGGCTACTGGACTGACCGTGTCGTTCCGCGACTCACCGACGTCGCCTTGTCCTCGCAGAAGATCTCCGACCTCCGGGCGCGAGCCTGTGCTGGCCTGTCCGGGCGGGTGCTCGAGATCGGATTCGGCTCCGGGCTCAACCTTCCCCACCTGCCCGCCGCGGTCACCGGACTCGAGGCGGTCGAGCCATCCGAGCTCGGCTGGTCGCGCTCGGAGGTACGTCGTACTGCCTCGGCCGTTCCGGTGAGTCGGGTCGGCCTGGACGGTCAATCGATCGCCTCATCCCAGACCTATGACTCGGCCCTGGTCACGTTCACCCTCTGCACGGTGCCGGATGCCGAGCGGGCACTCGCCGAGATCGTCCGTCTGCTCCGACCTGGCGGACGCCTGCACTTCCTCGAGCACGGCCTCTCCCCCGATGACGGGGTGGCGAGATGGCAGCGCCGCCTGAACGGCATACAGGGGCTTGCCTGTGGCGGGTGCCAGCTGACCAAGGACGTGCCGCGTCTCGTCGAGGCAGCCGGACTCGACATCGTCACGCTCGAAGCGCGATATCTGCAGCCCGGCCCCGCGCCCACGCGGGCGTGGTCCTACGGGTTCCTCGGCGCAGCGGAGCGCCCGAGCGCCCGCTGA
- a CDS encoding helix-turn-helix transcriptional regulator has protein sequence MSAGAKEQVGRLLALVPLIQREGSMNVADAANRLGVDPELLVKDLRVLIYCGWPGWMPGDLIEVDLDALDGESMIHIHNADYFSAPLRLSTAEASAITVALRTLREVADEETTQSLDRALAKIEAVAEDGQATPAVDVHVPVAQRESAALRHQLDKAMSAGKQVRLGYHVPARDENTERVVDPVAIVDRQGMAYLRAWCHQANSQRLFRLDRVVAAETLDSPVQEHPELEADDLPDELFRPSPQSPLITLRLDPPARWVAEYYPIEASRELADGGLEIALRSADPRWLLRLVLRLAPHARILGPQADADAFTQAAGETLSLYTASSA, from the coding sequence ATGAGTGCCGGAGCCAAGGAACAGGTCGGCCGGCTGCTGGCCCTGGTCCCGCTGATCCAGCGCGAGGGCTCGATGAACGTCGCCGACGCCGCGAATCGGCTCGGGGTCGACCCGGAGCTGTTGGTCAAGGACCTGCGGGTGCTGATCTATTGCGGCTGGCCCGGCTGGATGCCGGGCGACCTGATCGAGGTCGACCTGGATGCACTCGACGGCGAGAGCATGATCCACATCCACAACGCCGACTACTTCTCCGCACCGTTGCGTCTGTCGACCGCGGAGGCCTCGGCGATCACCGTGGCCCTGCGCACCCTGCGTGAGGTCGCCGACGAGGAGACCACCCAGAGCCTGGACCGCGCGCTGGCCAAGATCGAGGCTGTGGCCGAGGACGGTCAGGCCACCCCGGCTGTCGACGTACACGTCCCGGTCGCGCAGCGCGAGTCCGCGGCCCTGCGCCACCAGCTCGACAAGGCGATGTCGGCAGGCAAGCAGGTCCGGTTGGGCTATCACGTGCCGGCCCGCGACGAGAACACCGAACGTGTGGTCGACCCGGTCGCGATCGTCGACCGGCAGGGGATGGCCTATCTGCGCGCGTGGTGCCACCAGGCCAACAGCCAGCGGCTGTTCCGGCTCGACCGCGTCGTGGCCGCCGAGACCCTGGACTCGCCGGTCCAGGAACATCCCGAGCTCGAGGCCGACGACCTGCCGGACGAGCTGTTCCGACCCTCGCCGCAGTCACCGCTGATCACCCTGCGACTCGACCCACCGGCTCGATGGGTCGCGGAGTACTACCCGATCGAGGCCAGCCGCGAGCTGGCCGACGGCGGTCTCGAGATCGCTCTCCGCTCGGCCGATCCACGATGGCTGCTGCGCCTGGTGCTCAGGCTGGCCCCGCACGCTCGGATCCTCGGTCCCCAGGCCGACGCGGACGCCTTCACACAGGCTGCGGGGGAGACTCTCAGCCTCTACACAGCCTCGAGCGCGTAG
- a CDS encoding FKBP-type peptidyl-prolyl cis-trans isomerase: protein MRRLVVLLGSLCLLLVGLTACGGEDDDSAERAGEATVSGEFGTEPKVKTEGELARPKVETEVVTEGDGEALAMGDGLFANLFVHNAYDGETALSTWETGNREFLELSTESLPGLSKALVGKKVGSRIVLEATARDIFGDYGQPDLFISPDDPLVLVADVTSRVLKEIPSTPGDAKAGTPKIVAKNDLPSALDFTGLPAKGPAKAKLVTLTEGDGPALTKNSTLVMRYLGQVWGGKKPFDENFTGELKPAPISTYVSGFSKLLPGVKVGSRVMLILPPGQGYGSKGNKDAGIKGTDTIVFVVDVLGADEPASAKEAQGDKK, encoded by the coding sequence TTGCGACGCCTCGTTGTGCTTCTCGGCAGCCTCTGCCTCCTCCTTGTCGGACTGACCGCCTGTGGCGGCGAGGACGACGACTCAGCCGAGCGTGCCGGTGAGGCGACGGTCTCGGGAGAGTTCGGCACCGAGCCGAAGGTGAAGACCGAGGGAGAGCTCGCCCGCCCGAAGGTCGAGACCGAGGTCGTCACCGAGGGCGACGGAGAAGCCCTGGCCATGGGCGACGGGCTCTTCGCGAACCTCTTCGTCCACAACGCCTATGACGGGGAGACCGCGCTCAGCACGTGGGAGACCGGCAACAGGGAGTTCCTCGAACTCTCGACCGAGTCGCTTCCCGGCCTGAGCAAGGCACTGGTCGGGAAGAAGGTCGGCTCCCGCATCGTCCTCGAGGCAACCGCCCGCGACATCTTCGGTGACTACGGTCAGCCCGACCTGTTCATCAGCCCCGACGACCCTCTGGTCCTGGTCGCGGACGTGACGTCGCGGGTGCTGAAGGAGATCCCCAGCACGCCTGGGGACGCGAAGGCCGGCACCCCCAAGATCGTCGCCAAGAACGACCTCCCCTCTGCCCTGGACTTCACCGGCCTGCCGGCCAAGGGCCCGGCCAAGGCCAAACTGGTCACCCTGACCGAGGGCGACGGACCGGCCCTGACCAAGAACTCCACCCTGGTGATGCGCTACCTGGGCCAGGTCTGGGGTGGCAAGAAGCCGTTCGACGAGAACTTCACCGGCGAGCTGAAGCCGGCCCCGATCAGCACCTATGTCTCCGGCTTCTCGAAGCTGTTGCCCGGGGTCAAGGTCGGCAGCCGAGTCATGCTGATCCTGCCTCCCGGGCAGGGTTATGGCAGCAAGGGCAACAAGGACGCCGGCATCAAGGGCACCGACACCATCGTGTTCGTCGTCGATGTGCTCGGAGCGGACGAACCCGCGTCGGCCAAGGAGGCGCAAGGTGACAAAAAGTGA